The Podospora pseudoanserina strain CBS 124.78 chromosome 7 map unlocalized CBS124.78p_7, whole genome shotgun sequence region TCTAGGGGATTGTATCTATACTACTGCATAAGAGCGAGCGTTTTGTTAGCATGGCGTTGGATAGGTTGTGACGCGTTTCGATGAAAGGGGGTTCCGAGACAAAATCGGAGCTTCAATGCCGTGTTGCGTTGGGTTCGCTGAGAATATACCATGAACCAAAAGTGAAGCAAATAATACTCCGTCATTCATGCTTGCTGAAAAGAGGGTATCCAGAAGTGCGCCACACAAGCCAGAGACAAGCTGGCCCACGGCCAACCCAGCGGCCAACCGTTTGTATCTCCAACGACATACCACCActtgcttggtggtggctgctgtaTCTCTCTTCCCTGGTCTCTGTGCCAAAGCCTCGTTCGACCATGTCTGACCATATCATATCGTACCAAATTCAGCACTCCTTTTTCAACCCCTTTTAAGCAGtggcggcagcctcctcctccttctcctcttccttgggAGTCTCCTCAGCCGAACCCTCGGCacccttcttggccagctcgccCAGCTCGTTGGCTAACAGGGTCAGGTTCCTGGGGTCGGCGCCGCGGATCTGGACGACGCGGTCGGCGTTCTCGCCCTCACCGAGCTTGACGCTGACGCCGAGCTTGCGGCCCTGGACGTCGACGCCCTTGTCCACCTGGCcgtcgacgacgaagacgaaggaGGGCATGGCGGTGATGCCGTACTCCTTTGCGATGTCGGCCGAGGCGTCGACGTCGATTTTGGCGAAGGCGAGCTGGCCTGGGACGGAGTGAGACTTGGAGAGCTTGGCGAAGAGGGGGGCTATGGCTTTGCAGGGTCCGCACCTGGAGGGGCGAGATAGTTAGTAAAACGGCGGGGGGTATTGTAGTTGGTGGAAAGTAAGTAGAGGGGGGACAACATACCACTCGGCCCAGAAGTCGATGATGACGTatttggtggaggtgatgagcTGGTTGAGCTCGTCCAGGGTGGAGATTTTGATTGGCTCAGCCATTGTAGCGGTTTGTAGCGGGAGGAACTAAAAATGCCGTTGGTATAGGTGTGGGATATGGGAAagcagaaaagaagagaaaagttCACGATTCCAGGGGTCGTAGAAATGGATATTTCACGATGCGCAAAGGGTTCACTGAAAGAGATTAATAATGGGGGTGCGGGGTTTATGGCAGAGCTGCAGGACAGGGAGCGGGATTGCGATGGCGGGGTCTTTTCCACGCGTGCTGGGGAGCGCGATGCGGGGCAGTTTGGATCAATCGAGTCTGTACCATGTCTCAGCTCCATGTCCCACAGTTCACGGGCTCAACTCAGATGCCAACTCGCCTCTGCAATTCATTTGTCACAGCTTGGGGGTCCTGCAAGCCGCCATGACAGCTGCTCGAAAACGGAAGGTGCCACTGTCGCTGATCTGCCGAACCCAGCCTCTCGCTTCTCACTCTGTGATTCACCATCGTGGAGATTCCATTTAAGCTTAAATCGCCAGACCTTCGGTGTCTCATCAGTCAAGTTCACTAAAGAAGTCATCTTGTAAACAGACAACATGGCCAACCTTGCCTCTGCAGAGATTAAAGCCCGCCTGGAGCGCTCATACGACACGATAGCAACCACCTACAACACCTGGGCCGTTAACCATCCATGTTCGCTGAGGTCTCCTATCTAGATCGCCTCCTCAGTCTCTTGCAGACCGAAACCCAACAGATGACTCAGAAGCACCAACCAAGTCGGCGCTGGAGCTGGGCTGCGGCAACGGGtaccccatcctccaacacctcttTTCCGCCGGTTTGTTCGATTGCATTGTGGCAAACGACCTCTCCTCTGTACAGCTCAACTCGGTCAAGTCGGAACTGGAAGCGAAACATGACAATGTCTAGGCAGACTGGAGACAAGGGGATATGACATGTCTGTCGTTTAACCCCTGCTCCTTCGACATCATCATTGGCCTCTACACGCTTATACATCTGCCACGCTCCGAACAGCTGCTCATGCTGGAGAAGATCAGTCTCTGGTTGAAGCCGGGCGGGCTTGCCCTTGTCAACTTCAGTAAAGAGGACACGGAGGCCGACGTCATTGAGGAGTGGCTGGGTCGCGAAGAGGGCTGGATGTTCTGGTCCGGGTACGGAGCGGATAACATGCCGCGTTTGATCCAACAGGTGGACggtttggagatggtggtgggtgagctCTGACCGGAGGACGAAGGCTCAGCTAATATGGAGTTTTATTAGGTTATCCTTCGCAAAATCCCGACACAATTAAAACCGAGACGATTTTCTCATAAAACGACCATGAAAATCTACACACCATGATTGAACTTCGTGCGGACCATCTCATCCGCTGGGCGCCAAGGGAAAGTTCCTTGCGTACGCTATTGGATGACAGAAAGCCTCACTGGTTGCCTTGCAATGCACCGTCATCATGCGCCCAAGTAATCGAAACCGATAacgaggagggaggctgcAAGCGCGCGGCGAGCTCTTCAACATTTAGAGTCAGAGGCCTTTGGGGCTGAGCTGAGCTGAATTCGGAACGAAACAACACCGAATTTCCAGTTCAGAGCCTTATCAGCTACTACATAGCTCCAAGCCGTGTGACCTCGATGCAGGGGAGATATCGAAAGAAAGATAAGAATTTAACACAGCCCTTACCCCCAAGAAAAGGGAAGCCCTGCCTAGACGAAAGAAACGTCCGCCCACGCCACCAATCTGTCTGGTCGATTCACCTAAGTGTGTCGTGTGGCCAACAAGGGTCATAACTGGACTGTGGCTTGATGCGTATAGTTTTCGGGATGCCGCACATCCTGTTCCaaaaattataatatatctTGCATGGGACGCAGACAGACAACCGACTGtcatgatcatcaccacccttccaCTACTACGCTGGCATAGCACTCATATAGCTGGTTATCTTATGGATGGAAACATCACTCTACGTTATGTCGGCGGGTTCGGTTTTGAAGGGCCCTATACATTTCTCCAAGAGGCGCTTGCAAACACAACTGACCCCCTGGCAAGTCCGTACCTCCAACTGGCCCACGATGGAAGCTACATCTCCATCACTCGTGATGCCTGCCTGGCCATCACAAACATGACAGCCGATATCTACACGGCGTACGATAACCAGGGGATATGGAATAGACTTGTGAGTTTTTCTCATCATGTACTGTAGAAAAGATAATAAACTGACGACAACAGGTCACCTGGAAATTCCCCCttgtctccctcctctttcaCTTCTCCCgtcctcccttccccctccgAGTATGGACGAACACCAGTCTTTTCATGCTGATCCACCTCCTGGGCAGCCCTGTAACAAATATCGCGTCCCTCTTGCACACGCTTTCTTCCTGCCGGCACAGCGCAAAGAAGATGCAAAAGAAGCTACGAGATATCCAAAGAGACATCAAGGACGAGTTGGCGTCCTGGAGGCTGGAAAACCCCCTGGCGAGGGAGTTGGTACACAGCCACTCGGGAAAATCCACCAGCGAGCGCAAATTCGCCAGTCTGTGGAAGCAGCTGTCTCTGATCAAAGTCTCGTACGATGAATGGGGCGTCGAATCCTGCGAGTTCCTCATGCGTACGCTTgacagcctcttcctcgacccTCTGCCCCTTCGTTACGGGTCAAGATCACTCGTTCAAAGAAGGGAAGTACTCGCCCAGATTAAAAAGGCGGCTGACATGCTCGCTGCTGATCGGGCGACGTATGTGCTTCCTATTTTCATCGCGCAGTTTGTGTTTATCGCCTCCATCAGCGCGGCGTTTTGGAGGGTGATTGGGGTTTTCCCTcaggatggggagtggaCGAATGTGGAGGCTTATTCGATCGCCATGTCGGCGCCGTTTTTGTACATGGTGCCGGCTGTGTTTTTGAGCGCGATTATCGGGGTGAGTCAGACGGAGAGgagtgtggtgagg contains the following coding sequences:
- the TRX3 gene encoding mitochondrial thioredoxin (COG:O; EggNog:ENOG503P5A0) — encoded protein: MAEPIKISTLDELNQLITSTKYVIIDFWAEWCGPCKAIAPLFAKLSKSHSVPGQLAFAKIDVDASADIAKEYGITAMPSFVFVVDGQVDKGVDVQGRKLGVSVKLGEGENADRVVQIRGADPRNLTLLANELGELAKKGAEGSAEETPKEEEKEEEAAATA
- a CDS encoding uncharacterized protein (EggNog:ENOG503P4P5; COG:S), translating into MANLASAEIKARLERSYDTIATTYNTWAVNHPYRNPTDDSEAPTKSALELGCGNGYPILQHLFSAGLFDCIVANDLSSVQLNSVKSELEAKHDNADWRQGDMTCLSFNPCSFDIIIGLYTLIHLPRSEQLLMLEKISLWLKPGGLALVNFSKEDTEADVIEEWLGREEGWMFWSGYGADNMPRLIQQVDGLEMVVGEL